The Cicer arietinum cultivar CDC Frontier isolate Library 1 chromosome 1, Cicar.CDCFrontier_v2.0, whole genome shotgun sequence genome contains the following window.
TCTGAGTAGATTATACTATACGGTAAAGTAAAAGGGTTGATGAAGTGAATTCGTGGAGTAACGTTTGTTGCCACAAGGAAACAAACAAGAAACAGAGGGAAGTAAATAAACACTACTGCCATGCCTTTAATCACTTCCATCAAAATAATGGTCACAACTCCAAATTCTTTTTACTCCTAAACTGTTTATAAACTCTATTTCCAGATAAATAAATACTAGTAGTAAATTATAACGTCTttatatttaatctttttatttattaaataaatgtttctattaaatttagttttatgtaatcatttatatgtaaattttacaaattttaaagaGTTGAAAGATGTTTACAAATTAGCCcctaaattctaaaaaaaaaatcacagtaTTAACTTAGAATTATTCAAAGAAACAAGTGACCTTGGTTTTTAAATTAGATAtcatagtaaaaataaataaataaatcataaaaatcatattgTTTTAAAGATAGAAcgataaaaataatcaattatatactttttttacattttatatacatattgtTAAATTCTAACTAgagaattataaaataatttagaagaCTTAGTAAgtaaattatatattcaatgtttttttaataaaattaacaactatAGTAAATACTAACACTAACTATTAAGAAGAAAATTAAATGGAATTCTAACTAACTATTACAAAATCTTAGGAAAATAAAAGAGTGGCAAATGATAATCAAATactctctttaattttaaatataaataaaagtaagtaaaaaataatatttgattaaaatttcttattaaatatattaatttttttatatttaaaaactaaaatgaaattaatatttaactttttcttatatttaatctcaaacaattttttaaattaaaaaaaaaaagtaaagtgGTGACATGACATATTAATTTCACATTTGAAGTATATTAATACTAGATACAAAAAATATAGGAAAAGATCACATCCATGCAGTCTTAAATCTGCATCCCAACGTTAAGTTGACTCCCAACAACAACGCAATAAATAACcgactaatattttattttataatactaataataataataatatattattccAACAAATCACTAATTACTTTCTCTTTTGCTCTCTTCTCTACTTCTTCTCCTTTCCCTTTCTCTCTCATTCTTCCCTCGTCGAACCCTAATATCGCCGGTGAACGTTTTCCGGCACCGCCTCTTGCCGGAGTATCAGCTAACCCGATCTATTATCCaaccattatttatttatttatcattaatttaacaAAGTGAGAGTTATAGAGAGAtcagaaaatgtacaagaaCCAGCTTCAAGAGCTGGCGCAGAGGAGCTGCTTCAACCTTCCTTCTTACACTTGCATTCGTGAAGGTCCCGATCACGCGCCGAGGTTTAAAGCTACAGTTAACTTTAACGGCGAGATCTTTGAGAGTCCTCACTACTGTTCAACTCTCCGTCAAGCTGAACACTCCGCAGCTGAAGTAGCACTCAATTCACTCTCCCACCGTGGTCCCTCTCACTCACTCGCCGCTAAGATCCTCGTGAGTTTTCTCTATCTTTAATGCCGCTTTTAGTTTTAGggtttatgttttttttgttcttcaacttaACTCGTAGATAATTCTGTgctgaaacaaaaacaaaaaaagcaaAAGGTTTTGCTAACGTGCGCGTGCTGATGAACCTGGTCTCTTTTTGAGTCGCGGCATAGGGTTTCGGTTTGATGAAACGCGTGTTGGAATGACCGAAGTGCCCTTGTACTTGTTGGATTCAAGGTAGGATTAGGAACAGTTTGAATTGGAAAAGGATCATGGCACTGGATCAATGTGCACATGAAATAATTCTGATGAATTGGGTTTTCAATTTCTGTGCTATTGAATTTCAATTATGGATGTTAGTTACTGAGAATAAAAATGGGTAAACCACATTTTAGTACCAGAAAGCCTATGATGTCACTTTGGTCATTGACCCAGCCAAAAATCCAAAATCATCACTTAGTTTATTCCGTGACCGTGACATTATGATGGTCAAATACCATACTATTTTGACGATAAATTGTACCTTTGAGAGACTTTTATGATAGTATGTTGTATCTTTCACGACTATTTTTGATAATTCAAGGACTCTTAGTTAGGGACTTAAGTGACAACTTTACAACATCCTACACTTTTAAGGACTACAATGGTGGTTTACTTTAATTGAGAATACTCCCCTTTTGCCTATTTTTTGGTCTAGTCTTTGGGGTTATTTAAGGAAGGAATGGCACGTCTTCTCAATCTGGTTTTTGGAATAAATCAGCAGTGGTGTTAGTTAAATTTGAATTCTTATagattttatatgttttataaaaCCAAAACCAATTATTGTATTGGTTCATAGAGGAACCCTAGCTATGTGTGTCACGTCTCcatgtcaataaaaaataaaaaataaattaatcaggcAATTAACAAGGAGTGTTATGCATGTGTTGTACGGGTGACATTGTTAGAAGGAAGTGTGTTTGTCACCGCAACACTTGAAGGACAAGTGTTTGTGCTTCATAAGTTGTAGATAGGTATATATTATAGAACCAGTGATCTTACCAATGATTGGTGTTGCTAAGGAAAGCTGTATAATTATTGAACTTTGCAGTTAATATCTGTCACCGTTCATATGACGTGATAAAGCAAGGGCAATCCGATGCTGTAAAGTTTTTATGATGGTGTGGAATACAGGGAAGGGTTAGACCCAATACAGATATAGTCTTTGTTAGAAACCCACATGATAGAAAACATATATCTGTGTCTAAAACTATGACTTGCATACAAAAAATGATTATTGTTAAGTTGCCGTGTTTTCTCTTTTTGATGTCAATATGCCAatgtgaaagaaaataaaaacaacattgTAAACGTGATGTATTTGATTCACATTGTAATCTCAAGTACATTCTCtgcaattttttcctttctaaacGGTGTTTTGGTGGTGGGATATAGCCTTTGATCTTCCCCTTATCTTCTAAAGGGGAGTATGCAGGAATCCAGGCACATGGTGCAGGGCACTAGTATTTTCTCGCATGTATGCAACTATGCATTATATTTCTCTTCAAGACTCCAATATATATTATCTGCTAATCAAAAGAGAATTtctgagagaaaaaaaatcagtGCTATGAGGCTATCATAGTGCTGTGGTTCATTGATTGGTCCGTCTGACCCATTGTTGGATTTATTTTAGGCAGACTTattctaaaattgatttttctacTGGCCTGATATCATTGATAATATGTTTATTTATCCACATTGCTTGGCATGTCTTCTTTGCACACTTAGTAGCCTTTTGTGGATTTGTTCATATACTAATAACACTCAACATTTTTTAGGATGAGACTGGAGTCTACAAGAACCTCTTACAGGAAATTGCACAGCGAGTAGGGGCCCCATTGCCTCAGTACACAACATTTAGATCAGGCCTAGGGCATTTACCTGTTTTTACTGGGATAGTAGAATTGGCTGGAATCACATTTACTGGTGAACCTGCCAAGAATAAGAAACAAGCCGAGAAAAATGCAGCTATGGCAGCTTGGTCATCTTTAAAGCAATGTAAGTGGCTGGCTAACCTTTTGTCTGAAAAATTAACCGCAATTTGTGGAAATACATGGATGTTTACATCAATTTGTCCTCTAAATATACATATGCATAGACTACAAAGCCAATACCTAAGTCCAGCCTCTTNNNNNNNNNNNNNNNNNNNNNNNNNNNNNNNNNNNNNNNNNNNNNNNNNNNNNNNNNNNNNNNNNNNNNNNNNNNNNNNNNNNNNNNNNNNNNNNNNNNNNNNNNNNNNNNNNNNNNNNNNNNNNNNNNNNNNNNNNNNNNNNNNNNNNNNNNNNNNNNNNNNNNNNNNNNNNNNNNNNNNNNNNNNNNNNNNNNNNNNNNNNNNNNNNNNNNNNNNNNNNNNNNNNNNNNNNNNNNNNNNNNNNNNNNNNNNNNNNNNNNNNNNNNNNNNNNNNNNNNNNNNNNNNNNNNNNNNNNNNNNNNNNNNNNNNNNNNNNNNNNNNNNNNNNNNNNNNNNNNNNNNNNNNNNNNNNNNNNNNNNNNNNNNNNNNNNNNNNNNNNNNNNNNNNNNNNNNNNNNNNNNNNNNNNNNNNNNNNNNNNNNNNNNNNNNNNNNNNNNNNNNNNNNNNNNNNNNNNNNNNNNNNNNNNNNNNNNNNNNNNNNNNNNNNNNNNNNNNNNNNNNNNNNNNNNNNNNNNNNNNNNNNNNNNNNNNNNNNNNNNNNNNNNNNNNNNNNNNNNNNNNNNNNNNNNNNNNNNNNNNNNNNNNNNNNNNNNNNNNNNNNNNNNNNNNNNNNNNNNNNNNNNNNNNNNNNNNNNNNNNNNNNNNNNNNNNNNNNNNNNNNNNNNNNNNNNNNNNNNNNNNNNNNNNNNNNNNNNNNNNNNNNNNNNNNNNNNNNNNNNNNNNNNNNNNNNNNNNNNNNNNNNNNNNNNNNNNNNNNNNNNNNNNNNNNNNNNNNNNNNNNNNNNNNNNNNNNNNNNNNNNNNNNNNNNNNNNNNNNNNNNNNNNNNNNNNNNNNNNNNNNNNNNNNNNNNNNNNNNNNNNNNNNNNNNNNNNNNNNNNNNNNNNNNNNNNNNNNNNNNNNNNNNNNNNNNNNNNNNNNNNNNNNTCCCTAATTTTTCTCATTTGCATAAGGCATGTGGCCAATAAATCAGGTTGAGAAGTTTATCTTGTGGAACTGTGGTGATCATGAACAAGCTATTCGAAAAATTATTGTGCTTCTATAATTTACTTGTCATAAGGGCCAATATCATTTTCAACACAGTATTAACAAACCGTCTCAGATGCCTAGCACTTATGTATTTGTATTCCTAGTTAAATTTCTTTGAAGACATGATATTATGTGCCATAAAGATTTTTACTTGTCACAATCTAAACCACATTGTCATTTCCTGCGTATGTGTCAGATTTTTTATTTCCCTTGTAAAGGACTAAATATGAATTGACAAGAAAATCCTTTCTCTCCAGTGGCAAAAGAGACTGCTAGCTCTTCAACTGAACCTGAGAACAATGACGAATTAGAACAGATCACTATAGCACGGGCTTTGCTGAACTACCGTCTTAAGGAAAAGATGGCAATGTCTAATCCAAATGCTCTAATTCCATTTCAGAAGAAATTTCAGATTCAAAATCTCAGACCAACCAGTTCTCAACATCCTCCTGCGACCACATCAAAGATCCTTCCCCTAATTTGCCAAAAGAATGGATCTCGAAGCAAGCCTTCATCGGCAACTGCAAATGAAAATCCTCGAAGCAGGAATCTGCCAGCAGCAGTAACAAATGACAAGTCCACGGTGCAGCCGCTACAGTCTTCTGCACTAGAAAGCCGGGGGACCCGTCCTCTGAAATTCCCTGCAGTGGGTGCAGCACCTTATGTTCCCATTCGACAAATGAGACCACCTTGCCATGGGATTGCACCTCCAGTGGCTATGAGGACCGTAGTACCTGTGTTCTCTGCACCGCCTCTTCCACCACCTGCCTCAGTCCATCGGATAATACGCGCTCCTCCTGTACGAATTGCTCCTCCAGTCAGTATTCGACAAGCTGTTCCTGTATATGCTGCCCCACCTTCAAGACAAGATGAACCTGCCCCCCTCCTAAAAGATCTACCTACCCCCATCCTAAAAGATCTACCTGCCAGTAATACTGTCCAGCAAGATAAGCTTCCAGCTAAAATTCAAGAGATGGACAAGACTGAGAACAACCAACCACAGTCAGAGACTGTGGTGAGCCCACCACAATCAGAGACAGTGATGAGTTTGGAGCcgctgaaaatttgaaatttaattgagtgGGTCTGAATTCACGGAAACACAGTCATGTTTTTGTTGTGATAGCTTGGTTCGCATCCTATAATGAGTGATGTCAAATTACCCCTTCCTTACCCCATTTTGTCCTGTTAAATTTGATGGTTGGCACAGGTTAATTAGCATCAGCAGTTCAGTTTCTGTAAAATTCAAGAGCAGTTTGGCATAAAATTTACCAGTTTTTACTTTATGCATGTATGTATGTCATATTTTATCATACCTTTTCAGCAGGTATGCGAgcttgatgatatgattattgcTCTCTTTATCCTGTGATCAGTAATGCTGCACAATTGCGCATTGATATTCTGCATTTCTTTTCAAACGTGTTTTAAATATCAAAAGCCTAAGTGAGGTTGAGGTTGGTTTTATTTATTGGTCTTACTAAAAAGTGTATTAAGGGCACAAATCAAGAAATCCACAACtgaaaaatgttaatatttaacACACTGatagtatcaaatatatttttcaatgaacaattattttacatttcttAATAGATTTTTAGGAAAAATATCAAATGTTAGCATTTGTCTTCTTTCATTTGGGTCTAAGTTGTTTCTATCCATATTCATTTACAATGTCTTATGGCATCAGCTTGATATTGATGAATTAGTTTTATGTGAAGAGGGACACTGACAAACAATAGTTCCATAATATAGACCTTTCTTGTATCAAACCACTAATTTTGTTGAGGAACTTGCATTCATTGTCATCCTTTTTTCTCGATCATCTTTGTCATGTTCTATTCAACTAATTGAAACAGGCACTCAAGTTGTTCGAATGTGAAATCacattaaatatgaaaaataaaacaccTCCTTTACATgtgaagtcattttcatcctataGTAGTTGTATTACAAGCTATCCCTGTAGGAAATACTATTCAAAGAAGATGACATTTTTACCTAGTAAAATCACTCAAGATCACAATTGAGATTCTACAATTAAACAAGCAGAGGCACAGTGTCGGAGACTTAAATGGAACTGCAGAATGACTTATGAAGAGGTAGTTGGTGTGTTGTTTAATGCTTGTTTGAATTGGGTAGAATTTTAAGCTGCACCATGTTTCATCCAGagtcaataattattatgaagCAGGCCCTCTTTTCTATAAACATAGCCATCACAAAGTGCAAGTAAATGTCATAATTGAAGCCAGATGTACCAAAAACAAACAATTGGTTATTCCCATTCATTTATTGCACTCCAGCCTTGTTTTGTCAGGCTATTCTTGTAGTCCTATCAATTAGATTAAATagatcaatttttgttaaattaattttctcttatatttaagatcaatttttgttaaattaattttctcttatatttaagattggaagaattatattaacaatactTCTAACCTGACTGGATTGGTCTAGTGAAAACATGTTAGGTCTACAAGTGAAACTTTGATCATCTATTATCGTCTGTTTTACATGCAATCAATCATATAATTTTAGATTAAGAGAGAAATTTTCACTCTTTTAATGTTGCAGTATACTGTTTGCTGCACCGTACAACATACACGAAAGATGATCCAATTTGTTGCAAGTGTTTAGATCACTTTgaaaagtaaattaattaagaaaatgaCATATTCTTATTGCCGTTAAGTTTCATCCAAAGAAAATGTTGTAACACGTCCCACCTCTTATACTATCATTCTTTTCATACCAATGGATCCTCGTAGATTGCTTCTTAACTGAAAATTATGTAAGTGGGGGGTACCTATGGAGATCAAAGACAGATGTAGACATAGTAACATCAAAACCATCCATGTGTTACTTAAGGAATAATGCTTGATAGATCACTAACCTTGTtcactatattattttttggtttctAAATTCGTTCTTATGTTGATAGTATGTATTAGTGtccataaaataatttagtgGTTGGCTTTGAAATTGGATGTGGACAGGGTATTTTCTCTCTAACTTGATTGGTTTCCATCAACAcacaaaagtttttttttattcataaaaataaaaattaagaccTTTAAATGACGAGTGTAGTCAGATTTCAGCAAAAAATAATACTTAATTGTATAACTAATAATCAGTTAATCtctagaataaaatataaaaaaatggtatttaAAATTGGTATATTGCAAAAAAAATGGTAATAATGTGACTAGTGTAGACATAATGtctacatgttttattttataatttagttatAAAATGCTCAAATTTTGATTGTATAGTTTTATTTATGGACATAATTTTATTCAGATATCAATGTCATAATTAAATCCATAAAAGGTATTGGAGTTTTAAATTGTGAAATTATTTTGAAGGAaagcaattttttattatattttatttatttattggtcgaattataaattattgtaattttttccTTGGGGAAAAATAAATGGCTATATTGGTTTATCATCACTCCATTCACTAGctatttattttcctttaaCAAACGAAAATATGCATAAACAGCCTAATTGTGTTTGTGTAAAGTTctcacataaaataaaaagaaagagtaGCATACAATCATacatgtttataaaaaaaaatagtaaatgaaatagaaactttatttatagtaaaacATCTCTGGAATTTCCATCATGATAGGTGAGGACAAAACAGCAGGGAAAAAGGCCATGGATATGATCTCTTAATATTCCCTTTGCCATCTCAATTGCATGTAAGCTTCTTTGAATTTAATCAATGGTTGTTTCTTTGCACCCTCATTGGGAACCTTTTACTAATATGAATTACTTCACAAATTTAGTGATTTTgatattaagaataaaaaaatgttaaatatacttttaatagtaaaattttaaaaaatattaaatgattttttatatgtatgatTAGTGGTTCAATTGAGGGATTTTTGGTGGTGATGATGTATTTTGACTTTAATTTATTGTCAAGCATCGGTGACTTGACTAATGGGTCCCCTGTGCCTTTCACCTAAGCCCAAATAAACATATCTTTATGACAATTTTGCAGTGGCTTACATAAGGTAGTTAtgcaaataattattattttgcttGTCATGTAGtgttaataatagtaataattaacaaatactGTCATGTCTTGGATTGAAGGAGTTTGAATCTAGCAGGATATATAATAGGGTGTGGTGCCCTCCATTCAAATCCAAGTGCATGGTTTTATTTAGGCAATACCCTCAACAACCAATACCCTAAAGTGGCATTTTTATCAATTGTGGGTTAAAGCTTTAtagtgaaaaaataaataacatggtaTGGAGGGTGAAATTATGTGGAAAAAAAAAGATGCGACAATATTGAATATATCCGACAAGCAAAGGTGGTATTTGTGAGATCATGGTAGGAAGAGAGAAAGTGAATGTGAAATAATATAGgcaaaaaaaaatgatcatagaaatttaattattgatgattttttttttatatttattaatgaaaaattaattttaatattgataataatttgatGGTTAAAACAAATTTGTCAAATTTATGGTGCGATCGATTTgataaacatttaatttataatacgAGGATAACAACTCTACACAATTTATGTAACCGATACAcgattattttttgtttttttttaaattcaatgacaaaattttaaatattattatttttttaataaataaaagtgtatatttttattattgttatgaatcaaataaaatacCTCGAAATTTGTTTTTTGTAAATCCTAAAAATCCTTCAGGACACCAATGACCAGCCTATCAAAGCAAGGCCATATCACTCATATAACATTTTCTATATATTGATTTAAGCAACTAGTAataattcaacaacaaaaattcgactaattataattttaaacaatttaagaAGTTAATTTACTTCTCACAAGATTGTAAATTTAATTCTCACTATTGATATGATAATTTCATGTGATTTGTAGATATTATTGTAAGTTTATTGAATCTTGAGGTATATTATATTAAACTTCAAAACAAAActcatttaagttttaaaagataaaaaaaaaaaaaatatatttaaaaaatgaattaatgagGGAGATGTGCATGAAGTCAGCCCATACAGAAGGGCCCACATGATTGGACCAAAGATGGGGCCCAAAAGGGTTTTTAAATGGAGGCACAGGAACTGAATTTAATATTCCATTTATATATACGAGAAAAGCAATGGCTGAAAGCAAAAGAAGATGGGAAACCTCCAACCATTAGGAACtttagaaagaagaagaagaagaattagAAGAATGatttatcaattaaatcatAAAGAAACACATGAAAGATAAAAAGCAATTCAGAGAGGGAGGGGGACAAAGTGGATGGATGTTAATCCCATTACTGTAAagttttgaaaagaaaatattccCATTTGACTTTAATATATCTCATCatactatatattatatttaggaAAAATAATAACCATTTGCATTGTTTATTCGTTGTTACCATGCAATTTTCATCCATGTGCCCCTACTTTTGTGTTCTTGGCTTTTTAGAGTTTGACCAAAATAATTAAGATATTACTCCCTTGAGCTTtacttataaacaaaaatactaattttctaagaatgataattaattacatttaattttttcaattttacataataaaaaaataaattatcaagttttctcttattattataatcatctatcacaatattaaataataatataatgataTTGTTAGAGACATTAAATGTGAATAAATTAattggtttttatttaaatttaaggtcaattaatacaattttttttaattataattgaagTCAGAGGGAGTATGTGTTAATATTCTACAGTAAAGTTTTGTACACAACTAATTATAAAGTTCGTCATTTTTTATAACTGAGATTAAATTTGCTTAATAGGCACCTatacacaattttttaatattaaataattctcattaagtttttaaaattattcggTGGCTAAGTTAGTGTAATCTTTTATTGTCAAAAAGTAAGTTGGGATTTTTATTAGGTTTGTGTTAACTTATGGAGTGCATATTAAGAAGTATTTGTTTACTCTAGAactaaattaactttttttttcaaataaaactcttTCACATACAGTGTAGTCATATGGCATTAATCTTGCGAAATAGCTTGATAGATGATTGggtgtcaaataaattttaattatatttaaatatatttttggttcatataaatataatttttttaattctttttttttgttttacatttatgtaatgtaaaaaaaaattttagtctttaacgTTAAATGAATGTTacaaaaacgttaattgacaaatgaaaacaattttttatctctgtaaatataaaaatataaattacaagaatcaaaataaaaaataaattacgaggatcaaaataaaaaaaatattatatttacaacatcaaaaacatatttaaacttttaaataatagtCTCAATTTAACTCTAAAAATTTAATGTAACTAattactatatttatttttttaaaataattatatagtaTTAACACGACAAACGAGGTGGTTATGAAAAAATTATCTATTAAAATGTTTTAAGATattgaattttgtattttaattttaaaagattatttagTTTCTTAAGTCGTCCACATGTTAAGAAACATCCAAATGTGTGAACTTTTTAAAAGAGGAGTCTTAATTTCACGAGGGAAAAAGGATGGAAGGAGTTAATTTCACCCAAAATAATGCCGACAAAATGCTATGGAAGCATGAAATACTTTTTCTATGTTGGAAGTCAATTTCATTTACCTTTTGTACCTATTTCCACGTGGACATTTGCTATTAGTAATTTAATGCTTGGGGTGGAATCAACGCAAAGTcgtagtaattttttatttttggaaaatctTCTCATATTCAAACAAagatatattttactatttttagtCTTCTTCAAGTCATGGCTCATGTCATGcattagaaacaaaaaaaaacaccaaaaccATAATATGtattcattttcaaaaaatgataatttaaaaaattgatatattttattttaaattaaaatcaaatatttaaattttttaattgtttttcttatttatattgtattttgaaggtgtgtataataattattataagaatcaaaatggTTTTAGTCTTTGAATAGATTATTATTGTTTTCAGTTATGAACGAATACTTTTTTTAACTGTTAgtattataaatattactagtaatatatttattactttaactccttatttttttactcttttactTCACCAAAAATcaacattatatttttgtacgaatcatttctttaaaaaaaatcatgaggATTCATATTTagcacaattttttatttaagaaaacagtcttaactttataatttttggtAAATATGTTATCGGtgtgaataaattatttattttgctaAGAATTGATTTTTACCGAATAATCTAGTTGATCATTTTAGTGAGATCTAtttttttgactttattttttatctattaaaCTTGAATATAATACTTTACATAAACGGTGTGAGTTCAATTTCACTAGGAacaatgtaatattatttttcactttGTAATTTGAATCATGACAATGTAGATTTAGGTTATAGAATACAATAAgtaaaataacatgcatgggaATAATGTAtacttttaaagaaataaaaatatataaggaCAAATTTTAGGTATTTTTGGTGTGGTTATTaactaaaaatacattaatttatgGTTAaacaaactttgaaaaaattataagtgcgtgact
Protein-coding sequences here:
- the LOC101510954 gene encoding double-stranded RNA-binding protein 2-like, coding for MYKNQLQELAQRSCFNLPSYTCIREGPDHAPRFKATVNFNGEIFESPHYCSTLRQAEHSAAEVALNSLSHRGPSHSLAAKILDETGVYKNLLQEIAQRVGAPLPQYTTFRSGLGHLPVFTGIVELAGITFTGEPAKNKKQAEKNAAMAAWSSLKQLAKETASSSTEPENNDELEQITIARALLNYRLKEKMAMSNPNALIPFQKKFQIQNLRPTSSQHPPATTSKILPLICQKNGSRSKPSSATANENPRSRNLPAAVTNDKSTVQPLQSSALESRGTRPLKFPAVGAAPYVPIRQMRPPCHGIAPPVAMRTVVPVFSAPPLPPPASVHRIIRAPPVRIAPPVSIRQAVPVYAAPPSRQDEPAPLLKDLPTPILKDLPASNTVQQDKLPAKIQEMDKTENNQPQSETVVSPPQSETVMSLEPLKI